A region of Paraburkholderia sp. BL23I1N1 DNA encodes the following proteins:
- the folE gene encoding GTP cyclohydrolase I FolE, protein MNQRGANDYLSIPARPSQEEAEEAVRTLIRWAGDDPQREGLVETPRRVARAYTEFFSGYLSDPMQILATTFSEVDGYDEMVVLKDIRFESYCEHHMVPIIGRAHVAYLPDHRVVGISKLARLVDTYAKRLQIQEKMTVQIADALNTVLQPKGVGVILEAAHQCMSTRGVHKPGTSLVTSRMLGAFREDPSTRREFLSIVGNGSAALVPNT, encoded by the coding sequence GTGAATCAACGCGGCGCAAACGACTACCTGTCTATTCCAGCTCGGCCCTCGCAGGAGGAGGCTGAAGAGGCCGTTCGTACGCTCATCAGATGGGCCGGAGACGACCCGCAACGCGAGGGACTCGTCGAAACGCCACGGCGCGTCGCCCGCGCTTATACGGAGTTCTTTTCGGGCTATCTGTCGGATCCCATGCAGATTCTCGCCACGACATTTTCCGAAGTCGATGGCTATGACGAGATGGTCGTGTTGAAGGACATCCGCTTCGAAAGCTATTGCGAGCATCACATGGTGCCGATCATTGGACGGGCTCACGTCGCCTATCTGCCGGATCATCGGGTGGTCGGTATTTCGAAGCTTGCGCGGCTTGTCGATACGTATGCGAAGCGGTTGCAGATTCAGGAAAAGATGACCGTGCAGATCGCGGATGCACTCAATACGGTATTGCAACCCAAAGGTGTCGGCGTGATCCTGGAAGCCGCGCATCAGTGCATGAGCACGCGCGGCGTACACAAGCCCGGAACCTCGTTGGTGACAAGCAGGATGTTGGGCGCATTCCGTGAAGACCCGTCGACTCGCCGGGAATTCCTGTCGATCGTCGGCAACGGCTCGGCGGCGCTGGTACCGAATACCTGA